The following coding sequences lie in one Stenotrophomonas rhizophila genomic window:
- the murC gene encoding UDP-N-acetylmuramate--L-alanine ligase yields MIRRLHDTNDLVRAFPRVHFVGIGGTGMSGIAEVMLTLGYEVSGSDNADNTATRRLASLGARVMRGHSAANVLGTDCVVVSSAIRDDNPELMEARSQRIPIMPRAAMLAELMRFRRGIAVAGTHGKTTTTSLTAAVLSEGGLDPTFVIGGQLLAAGANAKLGSGQWLVAEADESDGSFLRLNPLVSVITNIDSDHLENYGNDFARVQAAFAEFLQRLPFYGLAVLCIDDPEVAALAAQTPRHVMSYGMSSNADVRAEDVVQDGPRMRFTLRLPEGSSYPVTLALPGAHNVLNALAAAAVGWQLGVAPDAIARALESFAGIGRRFNDLGIVTTHTGARVRLIDDYGHHPRELAAVFAAARGGWPDQRLVVAFQPHRYSRTRDQFDAFAAVLSEVDALVLSEVYPAGEAPIPGADSRSLARAIRARGRSEPVVVGHTAELSHVLPDVLQDGDLLLLMGAGDIGHVAQLIATEGFTETPAA; encoded by the coding sequence ATGATCCGCCGCCTGCACGACACCAACGACCTGGTGCGCGCTTTCCCGCGCGTGCACTTCGTCGGCATCGGCGGCACCGGCATGAGCGGCATCGCCGAAGTGATGCTGACCCTGGGCTATGAAGTGTCCGGGTCGGACAACGCCGACAACACCGCCACCCGCCGCCTGGCCAGCCTGGGCGCGCGCGTGATGCGCGGCCATTCGGCCGCCAACGTGCTGGGCACCGATTGCGTGGTGGTGTCCAGCGCGATCCGCGACGACAACCCCGAGCTGATGGAAGCGCGCAGCCAGCGCATTCCGATCATGCCGCGCGCGGCGATGCTGGCCGAGCTGATGCGCTTCCGCCGCGGCATCGCGGTGGCCGGCACGCACGGCAAGACCACCACCACCAGCCTGACTGCGGCGGTGCTGAGCGAAGGCGGGCTGGACCCGACCTTCGTGATCGGCGGCCAGCTGCTGGCGGCCGGCGCGAACGCCAAGCTCGGCAGCGGCCAGTGGCTGGTGGCCGAAGCCGACGAAAGCGATGGCAGCTTCCTGCGCCTGAACCCGCTGGTGTCGGTGATCACCAACATCGATTCGGACCACCTGGAGAACTACGGCAACGATTTCGCCCGGGTCCAGGCCGCCTTCGCCGAATTCCTGCAGCGCCTGCCGTTCTACGGCCTGGCCGTGCTGTGCATCGATGACCCGGAAGTGGCCGCGCTGGCCGCGCAGACCCCGCGTCACGTGATGAGCTACGGCATGAGCAGCAACGCCGACGTGCGCGCCGAGGACGTGGTCCAGGACGGCCCGCGCATGCGCTTCACCCTGCGCCTGCCCGAAGGCAGCAGCTACCCGGTCACGCTGGCCCTGCCGGGTGCGCACAACGTACTCAACGCGCTGGCCGCCGCCGCCGTGGGCTGGCAGCTGGGCGTCGCCCCGGACGCCATCGCCCGCGCGCTGGAAAGCTTTGCCGGCATCGGTCGCCGCTTCAATGATCTGGGCATCGTCACCACCCACACCGGTGCGCGGGTACGCCTGATCGACGACTACGGTCACCACCCGCGCGAGCTGGCCGCGGTGTTCGCGGCCGCCCGTGGCGGCTGGCCGGACCAGCGCCTGGTGGTGGCGTTCCAGCCGCACCGCTACAGCCGTACCCGCGACCAGTTCGATGCCTTTGCCGCCGTGCTGTCCGAAGTGGATGCGCTGGTGCTGAGCGAGGTCTACCCGGCCGGCGAAGCGCCGATCCCGGGCGCCGACTCGCGTTCGCTGGCGCGCGCCATCCGTGCGCGCGGCCGCAGCGAGCCGGTCGTGGTCGGCCATACCGCCGAGCTGTCGCACGTGCTGCCCGACGTGCTGCAGGACGGCGACCTGCTGTTGCTGATGGGCGCCGGCGATATCGGCCACGTGGCCCAGCTGATCGCAACCGAAGGTTTCACGGAGACCCCGGCAGCATGA
- a CDS encoding D-alanine--D-alanine ligase: MNPIFFPSLRVTDPAVFGRVAVLLGGTSSEREVSLDSGRNVIAALRARGVDAVAVDGIPALALALVEKRFDRVFNILHGHNGGGEDGIVQGLMDAFGVPYTGSKVLGSALSMDKIRTKQVWLSLGLPTPRYVKLVEGVEVHAAAAELGLPVVVKPANEGSSVGISRVSDDAGLDDAVALAARYDGQLLMEQMVVGDELTVAILGDQALPSIRIVPKGQWYDYNAKYIAEDTQYLCPGLDGDDEAEIRRIALAAFQAAGCHGWGRVDVMRDRDSGRFYLLEVNTAPGMTSHSLVPKAAAQAGIGFEELVWRVLEQTLPTHLQDLDRERAHA; the protein is encoded by the coding sequence ATGAACCCGATCTTCTTCCCGTCGCTGCGCGTCACCGACCCGGCCGTGTTCGGCCGCGTCGCGGTGCTGCTGGGCGGTACCTCCAGCGAACGCGAGGTGTCGCTGGATTCGGGCCGCAACGTGATCGCCGCGCTGCGCGCGCGCGGCGTCGACGCGGTGGCCGTGGACGGCATTCCGGCGCTGGCGCTGGCACTGGTCGAAAAGCGTTTCGACCGCGTGTTCAACATCCTGCACGGCCACAACGGCGGCGGTGAGGACGGCATCGTGCAGGGGCTGATGGACGCCTTCGGCGTGCCGTACACCGGCTCCAAGGTGCTCGGCTCGGCGCTGAGCATGGACAAGATCCGCACCAAGCAGGTGTGGTTGTCGCTGGGCCTGCCTACGCCGCGCTACGTCAAGCTGGTGGAGGGCGTGGAGGTGCACGCCGCCGCCGCCGAGCTGGGCCTGCCGGTGGTGGTCAAGCCGGCCAACGAAGGCTCCAGCGTGGGCATCAGTCGGGTCAGCGATGACGCCGGCCTGGACGACGCCGTGGCCCTGGCCGCGCGCTACGACGGCCAGCTGCTGATGGAACAGATGGTGGTGGGCGACGAGCTCACCGTGGCGATCCTGGGCGACCAGGCGCTGCCGTCGATCCGCATCGTGCCCAAGGGCCAGTGGTACGACTACAACGCCAAGTACATCGCCGAGGACACCCAGTACCTGTGCCCCGGCCTGGACGGCGATGACGAAGCCGAGATCCGCCGCATCGCGCTGGCTGCCTTCCAGGCGGCCGGCTGCCACGGCTGGGGCCGGGTGGACGTCATGCGCGACCGCGACAGCGGCCGCTTCTACCTGCTGGAAGTGAACACCGCGCCGGGCATGACCAGCCATTCGCTGGTGCCCAAGGCTGCCGCGCAGGCCGGCATCGGCTTCGAGGAACTGGTCTGGCGCGTGCTGGAACAGACCCTGCCGACCCACCTGCAGGACCTGGACAGGGAGCGTGCCCACGCATGA
- the murG gene encoding undecaprenyldiphospho-muramoylpentapeptide beta-N-acetylglucosaminyltransferase produces MNTQPTSSERPVMIMAGGTGGHIFPGLAVAKVLRARGIPVTWLGSDGGMETRLVPQHDIHIDTLAISGLRGKGKLALLGAPGRLLRAVRAAGFLIRDRQPRAVVSFGGFASGPGGLAARLHGLPLLVHEQNRAPGLTNRVLSRFARRVLTGFPGSFAQREEAVGNPVRAEIAAIAPPDVRLAHRQGPLRLLVLGGSQGARVLNNAVPKALAALGSAVAIDVRHQSGEKLHGEAVSAYQAAGVTARVDAFIADMAEAFAWADLVVCRAGASTLAELCAVGVGSVLVPFAAAVDDHQTRNAEYLVDRGAAVLLKQDETLATHLEGVLRDLSENSARRMQMANAARALAKVDAAERIADIILEESK; encoded by the coding sequence ATGAACACTCAACCCACTTCCTCCGAGCGCCCGGTGATGATCATGGCCGGCGGTACCGGCGGCCACATCTTCCCCGGCCTGGCCGTGGCCAAGGTGCTGCGTGCGCGCGGCATTCCGGTGACCTGGCTGGGCAGTGACGGCGGCATGGAAACACGCCTGGTGCCGCAGCACGACATCCACATCGACACGCTGGCCATCAGCGGCCTGCGCGGCAAGGGCAAGCTGGCCCTGCTCGGCGCGCCGGGCCGCCTGTTGCGCGCGGTGCGCGCGGCCGGCTTCCTGATCCGCGACCGCCAGCCGCGTGCGGTGGTGTCCTTTGGCGGCTTTGCGTCCGGTCCTGGTGGCCTGGCCGCGCGCCTGCACGGGCTGCCGCTGCTGGTGCACGAACAGAACCGCGCGCCGGGCCTGACCAACCGCGTGCTGTCGCGCTTCGCGCGCCGCGTGCTGACCGGCTTCCCGGGCAGCTTCGCCCAGCGCGAAGAGGCCGTGGGCAACCCGGTACGTGCCGAGATCGCCGCGATCGCGCCGCCCGACGTGCGCCTGGCCCACCGCCAGGGGCCGCTGCGCCTGCTGGTGCTCGGCGGCAGCCAGGGCGCGCGCGTACTCAACAACGCCGTGCCGAAGGCGCTGGCCGCACTGGGCAGCGCTGTCGCCATCGACGTCCGCCACCAGAGCGGCGAGAAGCTGCATGGGGAAGCCGTCAGCGCCTACCAGGCCGCCGGTGTCACCGCGCGCGTGGATGCGTTCATCGCCGACATGGCCGAGGCATTCGCCTGGGCCGACCTGGTGGTGTGCCGTGCCGGCGCCTCGACCCTGGCCGAGCTGTGCGCGGTGGGCGTGGGCAGCGTGCTGGTGCCCTTCGCCGCTGCCGTGGATGACCACCAGACCCGCAACGCGGAGTACCTGGTCGACCGTGGCGCGGCCGTATTGCTGAAGCAGGATGAAACGCTGGCCACGCACCTGGAAGGCGTGCTGCGCGATTTGTCCGAAAATTCCGCCCGTCGCATGCAGATGGCGAATGCCGCGCGTGCCCTGGCCAAGGTCGATGCCGCAGAGCGCATCGCCGACATCATCCTCGAGGAATCCAAATGA
- the ftsA gene encoding cell division protein FtsA → MNRKGDKSLIVGLDIGTSKVVALVGEYSPGNPIEVIGIGSHESRGLKRGVVVDIESTVQSIQRAVEEAELMAGCEIRSVYASISGNHVQCKNSPGIVPIRDGEVTWGDLDRVLDAAKAVAIPADQKILHAIPREYVLDDSQEGIRNPVGMTGVRLEVHAHLVVCAQSAAANISKCVQRCGLQVDDLVLSSLASSVAVLTADERELGVVLVDMGAGTTDLAVFVQGAICHTASLPIAGDHVTNDIAHMLRTPTPEAEQIKVRYACALAQLATAEESIQVPSVGDRPPRRMPRHALAQAVQGRYEEIFEMVQAELRRSGFEELVRAGMVLTGGASKMEGVVELAEEMLQMPVRVGIPQHVTGLGEVVGNPVHATGVGLLLMGSQIEHPRRPSLPTGRAGSMFKKLKTWFRGEF, encoded by the coding sequence ATGAATCGCAAGGGTGACAAATCACTGATCGTTGGCCTGGATATCGGCACCTCCAAGGTGGTGGCGCTGGTCGGCGAGTATTCGCCGGGCAACCCGATCGAGGTCATCGGCATCGGCTCGCACGAATCGCGCGGGCTCAAGCGCGGCGTGGTGGTGGACATCGAATCCACCGTGCAGTCGATCCAGCGCGCGGTGGAAGAGGCCGAGCTGATGGCCGGCTGCGAGATCCGCTCGGTGTATGCCTCGATCTCGGGCAACCACGTGCAGTGCAAGAACTCCCCCGGCATCGTGCCGATCCGCGACGGTGAAGTGACCTGGGGCGACCTGGACCGGGTACTCGACGCGGCCAAGGCGGTGGCGATCCCGGCCGACCAGAAGATCCTGCACGCCATTCCGCGCGAGTACGTGCTGGACGATTCGCAGGAAGGCATCCGCAACCCGGTCGGCATGACCGGCGTGCGCCTGGAGGTGCATGCGCACCTGGTGGTGTGCGCGCAGTCGGCCGCGGCCAACATCAGCAAGTGCGTGCAGCGCTGCGGCCTGCAGGTGGACGACCTGGTGCTGTCCTCGCTGGCCTCCAGCGTGGCGGTGCTCACCGCCGACGAGCGCGAGCTGGGCGTGGTCCTGGTCGACATGGGCGCCGGCACCACCGACCTGGCCGTGTTCGTGCAGGGCGCCATCTGCCATACCGCCTCGCTGCCGATCGCCGGTGACCACGTCACCAACGACATCGCCCACATGCTGCGCACGCCCACCCCGGAAGCGGAGCAGATCAAGGTGCGTTATGCCTGCGCGCTGGCCCAGCTGGCCACCGCCGAGGAAAGCATCCAGGTACCCAGCGTCGGCGATCGTCCGCCGCGCCGGATGCCGCGCCACGCACTCGCCCAGGCCGTGCAGGGCCGCTACGAAGAAATTTTCGAGATGGTGCAGGCCGAACTGCGTCGCTCCGGTTTCGAGGAACTGGTGCGCGCCGGCATGGTGCTCACCGGCGGTGCCTCGAAGATGGAAGGCGTGGTCGAACTGGCCGAGGAAATGCTGCAGATGCCGGTGCGCGTGGGCATTCCGCAGCACGTCACCGGCCTGGGCGAAGTGGTGGGCAATCCGGTGCACGCCACCGGCGTTGGCCTGCTGCTGATGGGCAGCCAGATCGAACACCCGCGCCGTCCGTCGCTGCCCACCGGGCGCGCGGGCAGCATGTTCAAAAAACTCAAGACCTGGTTCCGCGGCGAATTCTGA
- a CDS encoding DUF721 domain-containing protein: protein MSEPKSSARSPSTPKPALDAVMADKAGNPLRRALWLDALDRQLRPHLPPALATRCRLANVNGEHLVFLVDSPVWHAKLRLAEAQLIDAARSIGLKVTKVTVKTAAAPPPRSPAIDNRNGPHAVSAATHKGLRDALACLKDMDFTKS from the coding sequence ATGTCTGAGCCGAAATCCAGTGCGCGATCCCCATCCACGCCGAAGCCGGCGCTGGATGCGGTGATGGCGGACAAAGCCGGTAACCCGCTGCGCCGAGCCTTGTGGCTGGACGCACTGGACCGTCAATTGCGCCCCCATTTACCGCCTGCACTGGCCACCCGTTGCCGGCTGGCGAATGTAAACGGCGAGCACCTCGTTTTTCTCGTCGATTCCCCCGTGTGGCACGCCAAGCTGAGGCTTGCCGAAGCACAGTTGATCGACGCGGCCCGGTCCATCGGGCTGAAGGTCACCAAGGTGACCGTCAAAACTGCGGCTGCCCCTCCTCCACGCTCCCCAGCGATCGATAACAGGAATGGCCCCCACGCAGTTTCAGCCGCCACGCACAAAGGGCTACGCGACGCGTTGGCCTGCCTGAAGGATATGGACTTCACCAAATCCTGA
- the ftsZ gene encoding cell division protein FtsZ produces MAHFELIEKMAPNAVIKVIGVGGGGGNAVAHMVSTSVDGVEFITANTDSQAIKNCGAKLQLQLGTNVTKGLGAGANPEVGRQAALEDRERIMDALQGADMVFITAGMGGGTGTGAAPVVAQLAKEMGILTVAVVTKPFPFEGRRRMQVALKGIEELSQHCDSLITIPNEKLITVLGRNATMIQAFRAANDVLQGAVQGIADLIVRPGLINVDFADVRTVMSEMGLAMMGTGTARGDDRAQAAAEAAIQNPLLDDVNLAGANGILVNITAGADFTMAEFDEIGRTIDGFASEDATVVVGTVLDPDMQDEVRVTVVATGLNRVVASKTQRPGERAPIKLVRNATTGQPEFGEFDTGGDAVSKAVGGMGMGMGLRRPSADTPASSAPSSSGPAAAELPNDYLDIPAFLRRQAD; encoded by the coding sequence ATGGCGCATTTCGAACTGATTGAAAAGATGGCACCCAATGCGGTGATCAAGGTGATCGGCGTGGGCGGCGGCGGCGGTAACGCCGTGGCGCACATGGTCAGCACCAGTGTGGACGGCGTGGAATTCATCACCGCCAACACCGACTCGCAGGCCATCAAGAATTGCGGTGCCAAGCTGCAGCTGCAGCTGGGTACCAACGTCACCAAGGGCCTGGGCGCAGGCGCGAACCCGGAAGTCGGCCGCCAGGCCGCGCTGGAAGACCGCGAGCGCATCATGGACGCGCTGCAGGGTGCGGACATGGTGTTCATCACCGCCGGCATGGGCGGCGGCACCGGCACCGGTGCAGCACCGGTGGTGGCACAGCTGGCCAAGGAGATGGGCATCCTGACCGTCGCCGTGGTCACCAAACCGTTCCCGTTCGAAGGCCGTCGCCGCATGCAGGTGGCGCTGAAGGGCATCGAGGAACTGAGCCAGCATTGCGATTCGCTGATCACCATCCCGAACGAAAAGCTGATCACCGTGCTGGGCCGCAACGCCACCATGATCCAGGCCTTCCGTGCCGCCAACGACGTGCTGCAGGGCGCCGTGCAGGGCATCGCCGACCTGATCGTGCGTCCGGGCCTGATCAACGTCGACTTCGCCGACGTGCGCACCGTCATGTCCGAAATGGGCCTGGCGATGATGGGTACCGGCACCGCCCGCGGCGATGACCGCGCCCAGGCCGCCGCTGAAGCGGCCATCCAGAACCCGCTGCTGGACGATGTGAACCTGGCCGGTGCCAACGGCATCCTGGTCAACATCACCGCCGGCGCCGACTTCACCATGGCCGAGTTCGACGAGATCGGCCGCACCATCGATGGCTTCGCCTCCGAAGATGCCACCGTGGTGGTCGGTACGGTGCTGGACCCGGACATGCAGGACGAAGTCCGCGTGACCGTGGTGGCCACCGGCCTGAACCGTGTCGTGGCGTCCAAGACCCAGCGTCCGGGCGAGCGCGCGCCGATCAAGCTGGTCCGCAACGCCACCACCGGCCAGCCGGAGTTCGGCGAGTTCGACACCGGCGGCGATGCAGTTTCCAAGGCAGTGGGCGGGATGGGCATGGGCATGGGCCTGCGTCGTCCGAGCGCCGACACCCCGGCGTCGTCGGCCCCGTCGTCGTCCGGCCCGGCGGCTGCTGAACTGCCCAACGATTACCTGGACATCCCGGCGTTCCTGCGCCGCCAGGCGGACTGA
- the ftsW gene encoding putative lipid II flippase FtsW — MNDLSRQATRLEAIGGHFDKWLLGAIIALTGLGVVMVASSSIALMSSPFYYLNRHLIFLAIGIVLAGIAMRTELKSIEQYNQVLLLGCFALLVVVFVPGLGSSVNGARRWINLGISKFQTVEAVKVLYIVWLSSYLVRFRDEVNATWPAMLKPLGVAGALVVLLLLQPDFGSSTLLLAITAGMLVLGGVNMPRMSMPVIIGMVGMSALAIIEPYRMRRITSFLDPWADQQGDGYQLSNALMAVGRGEWTGVGLGNSVQKLYYLPEAHTDFIFSVTAEELGFIGTCLIIALYALLVGRTFWLGMRCVEMKRHFSGYIAFGIGLWISMQSFVSIGVNLGILPTKGLTLPLISSGGSSVLMTCVAMGLLLRVSYELDRAERRQAVRMGAAEGDEPMDAEPGRGASASSVAAAMQDTKAHDGSPRDGLPRDSASRGTSRMQQRIEPTLGRMG, encoded by the coding sequence ATGAACGACCTGTCGCGCCAGGCAACCCGCCTTGAAGCCATCGGAGGCCACTTCGACAAGTGGCTGCTGGGCGCGATCATCGCGCTCACCGGGCTGGGCGTGGTGATGGTCGCGTCGAGCTCGATCGCCTTGATGAGCAGTCCGTTCTACTACCTCAACCGCCACCTGATCTTCCTGGCCATCGGCATCGTGCTGGCGGGCATCGCCATGCGCACCGAGCTCAAGAGCATCGAGCAGTACAACCAGGTGCTGCTGCTGGGCTGCTTCGCGCTGCTGGTGGTGGTGTTCGTGCCCGGCCTGGGCAGCAGCGTCAACGGCGCCCGGCGCTGGATCAACCTGGGCATCTCCAAGTTCCAGACCGTTGAAGCGGTCAAGGTGCTCTACATCGTGTGGTTGTCCAGCTACCTGGTGCGCTTCCGCGACGAGGTCAACGCCACATGGCCGGCGATGCTCAAGCCGCTCGGCGTGGCCGGCGCGCTGGTGGTGCTGCTGCTGCTGCAGCCCGACTTCGGTTCGTCCACGCTGCTGCTGGCCATCACCGCCGGCATGCTGGTGCTGGGCGGCGTCAACATGCCGCGCATGTCCATGCCGGTGATCATCGGCATGGTGGGCATGAGCGCGCTGGCGATCATCGAACCCTACCGCATGCGCCGCATCACCTCCTTCCTGGACCCGTGGGCCGACCAGCAGGGCGACGGCTACCAGCTGTCCAACGCGCTGATGGCCGTGGGCCGCGGCGAGTGGACCGGCGTGGGCCTGGGCAACTCGGTGCAGAAGCTGTACTACCTGCCCGAAGCGCATACCGACTTCATCTTCTCGGTCACCGCCGAGGAGCTGGGCTTCATCGGCACCTGCCTGATCATCGCGCTGTACGCACTGCTGGTGGGCCGCACCTTCTGGCTGGGCATGCGCTGCGTGGAGATGAAGCGCCACTTCTCCGGCTACATCGCCTTCGGCATCGGCCTGTGGATCAGCATGCAGAGCTTCGTCTCGATCGGGGTCAACCTGGGCATCCTGCCGACCAAGGGCCTGACCCTGCCGCTGATTTCCTCCGGTGGCTCCAGCGTGCTGATGACCTGCGTGGCGATGGGACTGCTGCTGCGCGTGTCCTACGAACTGGATCGCGCCGAGCGCCGCCAGGCGGTGCGCATGGGCGCGGCCGAAGGCGACGAACCGATGGACGCCGAGCCGGGCAGGGGCGCCAGTGCCTCGTCCGTGGCCGCCGCCATGCAGGACACCAAGGCCCATGACGGCAGCCCGCGTGATGGCCTGCCGCGTGACAGCGCCTCGCGTGGCACCAGCCGCATGCAGCAGCGCATCGAACCAACCCTGGGGAGGATGGGATGA
- a CDS encoding cell division protein FtsQ/DivIB, which produces MNAVLRIFVWLLALSVVALPVVAVLNGWVGAERWPLAKLRVHAEFKRVPAEQLQQVVLPYAKAGFFAVKLQDAQDAIEQLPWVESAQVRKQWPDVLEISLVEHKPFARWGNDRLLSEQGKLFATPKKLQDLALPDLDGPDSQTEEVVALYNDARALFAPAGVDVKRVSMDARGSWSLLLSNGTEVVVGRDDARSRLQRFVRVLPQLSNQAAPIERADLRYTNGFTLSWGTPAATAPKPAQDRT; this is translated from the coding sequence ATGAACGCGGTGCTGCGCATCTTCGTCTGGTTGCTGGCCCTGTCGGTCGTAGCGCTGCCCGTGGTGGCGGTGCTCAACGGCTGGGTCGGTGCCGAACGCTGGCCGTTGGCCAAGCTGCGCGTGCACGCCGAGTTCAAGCGGGTGCCGGCCGAACAGCTGCAGCAGGTGGTACTGCCGTACGCCAAGGCCGGGTTCTTCGCGGTCAAGCTGCAGGATGCGCAGGACGCCATCGAGCAGCTGCCGTGGGTGGAAAGCGCGCAGGTGCGCAAGCAGTGGCCCGACGTGCTGGAAATCAGCCTGGTCGAGCACAAGCCGTTCGCGCGCTGGGGCAACGACCGCCTGCTGTCCGAGCAGGGCAAGCTCTTCGCCACGCCCAAGAAGCTGCAGGACCTGGCACTGCCCGACCTGGATGGCCCGGACAGCCAGACCGAGGAAGTGGTGGCGCTCTACAACGATGCCCGGGCGCTGTTCGCGCCGGCCGGGGTGGACGTCAAGCGGGTCAGCATGGACGCGCGCGGCAGCTGGTCGCTGCTGCTCAGCAATGGCACCGAAGTGGTGGTGGGCCGCGATGACGCACGTTCGCGCCTGCAGCGTTTCGTGCGCGTGCTGCCGCAGCTGAGCAACCAGGCGGCGCCGATCGAACGCGCCGACCTCCGATATACCAATGGTTTCACGCTGAGCTGGGGTACCCCGGCCGCAACCGCGCCAAAGCCGGCGCAGGACAGGACATGA
- the lpxC gene encoding UDP-3-O-acyl-N-acetylglucosamine deacetylase yields the protein MIPQRTLKNTIRATGVGLHSGDKVYMTLRPAPVNHGIVFRRVDLEPVVEVPARADLVTEVTLCTGLTYHEAKIQTVEHLMSALAGLGVDNIIVELSSAELPIMDGSSGPFVFLLQSAGIAEQDAPKRFIRILKTVEVTEGDKVARFEPYEGYKLGFTIQFDHPMIPAKQSRAEIEFSTAAYTKEISRARTFGFMRDLEYMRERNLGLGGSMDNAIVLDEFRVLNDDGLRYADEFVRHKILDAIGDLYLAGGQVLGAYEGFKSGHALNNKLVRALMADATAWEWVSYDAAAATAPVVYGVPAYA from the coding sequence ATGATTCCGCAACGCACCCTCAAGAACACGATCCGCGCCACCGGCGTTGGCCTGCACAGCGGTGACAAGGTCTACATGACCCTGCGCCCGGCCCCGGTCAACCATGGCATCGTGTTCCGTCGGGTCGATCTGGAGCCGGTTGTGGAAGTGCCCGCGCGCGCGGACCTGGTCACCGAAGTCACCCTGTGCACCGGGCTGACCTACCACGAGGCCAAGATCCAGACCGTCGAACACCTCATGTCGGCACTGGCCGGCCTGGGCGTGGACAACATCATCGTGGAGCTGTCCTCGGCCGAACTGCCGATCATGGATGGTTCCTCCGGGCCGTTCGTGTTCCTGCTGCAATCGGCGGGCATCGCCGAGCAGGACGCCCCCAAGCGCTTCATCCGCATTCTCAAGACGGTGGAAGTGACCGAAGGCGACAAGGTCGCCCGCTTCGAGCCCTACGAGGGCTACAAGCTCGGTTTCACCATCCAGTTCGATCACCCGATGATCCCGGCCAAGCAGTCGCGCGCCGAGATCGAGTTCTCCACGGCCGCCTACACCAAGGAAATCTCCCGCGCGCGCACCTTCGGGTTCATGCGTGACCTGGAGTACATGCGCGAGCGCAACCTGGGCCTGGGCGGTTCGATGGACAATGCCATCGTGCTCGACGAATTCCGCGTGCTCAACGACGACGGCCTGCGCTACGCCGACGAGTTCGTGCGGCACAAGATCCTCGACGCGATCGGCGACCTGTACCTGGCCGGCGGCCAGGTGCTGGGGGCCTACGAAGGCTTCAAGTCCGGCCATGCGCTCAACAACAAGCTGGTGCGCGCGCTGATGGCCGACGCCACGGCGTGGGAGTGGGTGAGCTATGACGCCGCGGCCGCTACGGCTCCGGTGGTCTATGGGGTGCCGGCTTACGCCTGA
- a CDS encoding M23 family metallopeptidase produces MAFKKIVIKTREGKAKTPLARLRFYFEDSPRALLGSVLGVGCLIGFGAGIGGSMFNDSRLHAKVAQQERELAQAQKDAQTQVNALAARMGELQAQATRLNALGERLTQMGKLEDGEFDFNETPGLGEGEPGPTQDIPVSAVNADLQVLEQRFAASGRQLSVMESLMFDHQLEQNAVPGRMPIRNTYITSNFGTRSDPFGRGAATHKGMDFHAKVGDPVMSVADGVVSFAGVKGGYGNVVDVDHGNGYVTRYAHNSRLVVKPGDLVRAGQEVAKAGSTGRSTGAHVHFEVWERGQVVNPRKFLGDGGNTPVGRVSRG; encoded by the coding sequence ATGGCATTCAAAAAGATCGTAATCAAAACGCGTGAAGGAAAGGCCAAGACGCCCCTGGCGCGTTTGCGTTTCTACTTCGAAGATTCACCCCGGGCCCTGCTGGGCAGCGTGCTGGGGGTTGGCTGCCTGATCGGCTTCGGTGCCGGCATCGGCGGCAGCATGTTCAATGATTCCCGGCTCCACGCCAAGGTCGCCCAGCAGGAACGCGAGCTGGCGCAGGCCCAGAAAGACGCCCAGACCCAGGTGAACGCGCTGGCAGCGCGGATGGGTGAACTGCAGGCGCAGGCCACCCGTCTCAACGCCCTGGGCGAACGACTGACCCAGATGGGCAAGCTGGAAGACGGCGAATTCGACTTCAACGAGACCCCCGGCCTCGGTGAAGGCGAGCCCGGCCCGACCCAGGACATCCCGGTCAGCGCGGTCAATGCCGACTTACAGGTGCTGGAGCAGCGCTTTGCTGCTTCAGGCCGCCAGTTGTCGGTGATGGAGTCGCTGATGTTCGACCACCAGCTCGAACAGAACGCGGTGCCCGGCCGCATGCCGATCCGCAACACCTACATCACCTCCAACTTCGGCACCCGCAGCGATCCGTTCGGTCGCGGTGCGGCTACCCACAAGGGCATGGACTTCCACGCCAAGGTCGGTGACCCGGTGATGTCGGTGGCCGACGGCGTGGTCAGCTTTGCCGGCGTGAAGGGCGGGTACGGCAACGTGGTCGATGTGGACCACGGCAACGGCTATGTCACCCGCTACGCGCACAACTCGCGCCTGGTGGTGAAGCCGGGCGATCTGGTGCGGGCCGGCCAGGAAGTGGCCAAAGCCGGTTCCACCGGCCGCTCCACCGGTGCCCACGTGCACTTCGAGGTGTGGGAACGTGGCCAGGTGGTCAACCCGCGCAAGTTCCTCGGTGACGGCGGCAATACCCCGGTCGGGCGCGTTTCGCGCGGCTGA